CGATGGTGCCGTCGTCCGTGGCCGACCACTGCAGGTCGGCGGTGTCGCCCACCACGAGCTGCTCGCCGCCGTTGGGCGACAGCACCTGCACCTGGGGCTCGCCGAGGCCGGTGGTGAAGCTCCACACCGGGCCGGTGACGGTGCGGCTGGTGTCGCTGACGGTCACGTACCATTCGTACGTGGTCTCCGACGCGAGCCCCGGCCAGCTCAGCTGGGCGTTGCCGTCGGAGGGAACGTCGCCGACGGTGCCGAGCAGCTCCCAGCCTCCCAGGCCGGCCAGGTCGATGGGCAGGGTGAACTGACTGTTCGCGTCGGTCTCGAACTGGTCGAGCGTCGGCGAGTAGGTCTGCACCTGCACCTCGCCCGCGCTCGGATCGAAGGTCATGATGCGCAGCCAGCCGTCGCCGCCGTTGGGGCGGTTCTGGTAGTCGGCCAGCAGCGTGTACATGGTGCTGCCGTCGAAGGTGTCGACGCGCTGGCCCTCGCCGATCACGTGACCGCAGAGGGTGAGGAACCAGTTCGGGTTGCCCTTCAGCGCGTCGTACACCGCCTGACCGTTGCCGCTGAACGAAGCGGGATTGCCGGTACCGGTCGTGTAGTGGTTGCTCACGATCGCCCAGCGGTCGGCGTGCGCGGTGAGCACGCTGTCGGCCCAGGCCAGCACCTGGGGTTCGGGTGACAGGTCGTACTCCAGGCTCAGGGTGACGAAGTCCAGGTCACCCACGCTGAACAGACTGAAGTGGTTGTCGTTGCTGGTGCCGTAGTTGCCGCCGTAGTACGAGCGACCACTGAAGTGATCCACGCCGAAGTACTGGTTGTACCCGTTCGTGGTGCCGTCGGGGTCGCCGATCGGCGACTGGTCGTGGTTGCCCACGGTGGCGCTGTACGGGATCCCCTCGGGAAGACCGGTGGTGACCGGATCCTCGAGCAGGCTCATGGCCGCCCAGGCGTTCTCCCACTCCGTGGGGTCGGCGTCGCCGTTCTGCACGATGTCGCCGATGTGGTCCACGTAGACGATGTTCAGCGCCTCGCGGTTCTCGGCGATCCACTGCGTCTGCGCGGCGAACACGGCGGGGTAGGTCTCGCTGTAGAACTGCGTGTCGGGCAGGTGGATGATGGTGAAGGGTTCGGCGGTCACCGTCTGCACCGGCCGCCCGTAGAACTCCACCGTCATCGGCTGGCCCTCGGGGTCGCTCACCGTGACGTCGAGCAGCGGTGAGGTCGACACGCCCGTCGCGCCGTCGGCCGGGCCCACCAGGACGGGTGCCGTCGGCGGCAGGTCGACGACCAGGTCGAAGGGCGCGCCCGCGATCCAGGCGTAGCCGCTGCCGTTGATCGTCCCGTCGACGGCGGTGCCGGCCGAGCTGGCGACCGCCGTTCCGGTGCCCTCGTTCAGGCCCCAGCGGGCGACCAGACCGGTGGCACTGCCTTCGATCTCCTGGTTCACGCTGGTGGCGATCTCGGTCTCGGTCCGGGCGTAGTTCCACACGCGGACCTCGTCGAGCACGCCGTCGAGGTAGCCCTCGGCGGTACCGCTCGAGTTCAGCGCGCTGCCGAGGGCGGCGTGCTGGATGCTGTCCGAGCGCGGCGGCTGACCCACCGTGGACTCGGCGTCGAGGACGCCGTCGAGGTACAGGCGCCACGTGGTGCCGTCGTAGGTCGCGGCCACGTGGTGCCACACGCCGGTCTGCAACGGAGTGGTTCCCGTGACCGGATGGTTGAGACCCGGCGACGCGCCACCGGCACCTTCCTCGAAGTCGGCGGCGAGCACGCCGTCGGTCTCGCGGATGCCCAGGAACCAGTTCATGTCGCGATCGTTGCCGTCGGCCTCGCCGCGCCCCTTGGTGACCAGGGGAATGGCGAACACGCCGCCCGCGCCGGTGTTCGACGCCACGCCGGCGCCGTCACGGCGGACCCATGCCTCGAGCGTGAACTGCCCGAGACCCAGTGTGGCCGTGGGGCCGAAGTCCACGTAGGCGTCGGTGCCGGTGAAGTCGAGGCCGAAGGCTCCCGCCTCGGGCGTCGTGGCGCACTGCACCGTGGTGGTGCTCGAACTTCCCACACTGTTGTAGGCCCGCACGCGGTAGCAGTACTCGGTGCTCGCGGTGAGTCCGACGTCGCTGTACGTGGTGGCGTTCGCGAAGGTCGTGTCGACCGGTGCGAAGGGTCCACCGGCTCCGCTCGTGGAGCGCTCGATCTCGTAGCCCAGCTCGTTGCCGGCGTTGTCGGTCCAGCTCAGATCGATCTGGGCCGGCGACACGGCGGTCGCGGCGAGACCGGTGGGAGCGAGGGGCGGATCGGTCGGGGTCACGTCGAGGTCGAAGGGAGCGCTGGCGGCCCAGCTGTAGGCGGTGCCGACGATCGTGCCGTCGACGGGAGTGCCGGCGGTGCCGAAGACGTCGGTGCCCGTGCCTTCGTTCAGGCCCCAGCGCGCGACGAGGCCCGCCGTGGGGGCGGTGATCTCGTCGTTGATGGTGGCCTGGATCTCGGCCAGGCTGCGGGCCTGGTTCCACACGCGGACCTCGTCGAGCACGCCGTCGAGGTAGCCCTCCTGGATGCCGGTCGAGGTCAGGGCGGTGCCCAGCGCGGCGTGCTGGATGCTGTCGCTGCGCGGCGGCTGGCCCACCACGAGCTCGGCGTCGGGCTGGCCGTCGAGGTACAGGCGCCACGTGGTGCCGTCGTAGGTCATGGCGACGTGGTGCCAGACGCCCGTCGTGAGCGGCGTGGTTCCGACCACCGGGTGGTTCAGGCCCGGCGACGTTCCGCCGGCGCCCTCCTCGAAGTCGGCGGCGAGCACGCCGTCGCTCTCACGGATGCCCAGGAACCAGTTCATGTCGCGATCGTTGCCGTCGGACTCGCCACGTCCCTTGGTGACCAGCGGGATCGCACTCACTCCACCGGTGCCGGTGAAGGCGGCGATGCCGGCGCCGTCGCGACGGACCCAGGCCTCGACCGTGAACTCGGCCAGGCCGAGTTCCGGTGCCGGGCCGAAGGTCGTGTAGGCGTCGCTGCCGGCCAGGTCGAGCGACGAAGCGCCCTCGGCCGGGGTCGTGGCGCACTGCACCAGCGACCAGCCGGAGGCGCCGAAGGTGTTCACCGCACGGACGCGGTAGCACCGCTCGGTGCCCGGTTCGAGGCTCGTCTCGGCGAAGCTCGTGGTGTTCTGCGCGAGCGTGGCCAGCGGCTCGAAGGGACCGGTGCTGCCCGTCGTCGAACGTTCCACCTCGTAGTTCTGCTCGTTGTCGGCGTTGTCCGTCCAGGTGAGATCGATCGTGTAGGACGACGAGGCCGTCGCGGCCAGGCCGGTCGGGGCCGTCGGAGCGGTCTCCGGGTCGACCACGATGTCGAAGGGCGCCGCGTTGCCCCACGCCCAGGCGGAACCGGTGATGCTGCCGTCGACGGTGGTTCCGGCCGAGCCGAAGACGGTCGAGCCCGCGCCTTCGTCCAGGCCCCAGCGGGCGACGAGTCCGGTGCGGGCCGTCGTGATGCGGCTGTTCACCTCGGTCTGGATCTCGACGATCGAGCGTGCGTAGTCCCACACGCGGACCTCGTCGAGTGCGCCGTCGAGGTAGCCCTCGGGCGCACCCGTCGAACGGAGCGCGCTGGCCAGGGCGGCGAGCTGGCGGCTGTCGCTGCGTGGCGGTTCGCCCACGACGAGTTCGGCGTCGAGCTCACCGTTCAGGTACAGGCGCCACGTCACGCCGTCGTAGGTGGCGGCGACGTGGTACCAGATGCCCGTGGTCAGTGGGGTCGCGCCCACGACCGGATGGTTCAACCCCGGCGAGCTGCCGGTCGCGCCCTCCTCGAAGTCGGCGGCGAGCACGCCGTCGCTCTCGCGGATGCCCAGGAACCAGTTCATGTCGAGGTCGTTGCCGTCGGCCTCGCCGCGTCCCTTGGTGATCAGCGGGATGGCGCTCACACCACCGCTGCCCGTGGAGGCGGCGACCCCCGGTCCGTCGCGACGGACCCATCCCTCGAGTGTGAAGGTCGCCAGGTCGAGCGCGGCCGGATCGCCGAAGTCGACGTAGGCGTTCGAGCCGGCGAAGCCCAGCGAACCGTCGAGTTCGAAGGGGGCGCTCGGGCCCCACACGGGACCGTTGATCAGGGTTCCGTCGGAGCCGCCCGTGATCGAGTTGGCCGCGGTGGTGCCGGTGCCCTCGTCCAGGCCCCAGCGACCGACCAGGCCGGCGCCCGTGGTGAGCTGCTGCACGAGGTCCTGCTGGATCTCCGCCTGCG
This DNA window, taken from Candidatus Krumholzibacteriia bacterium, encodes the following:
- a CDS encoding LamG-like jellyroll fold domain-containing protein; this translates as MHHRESLRRALVVLTLGLLLIPFMTPSAHAQSGLDLDGTDDYVSFGPASELGLGTFTLELWFQRQGPGVAASTGNGGVSAIPLLTKGRGEADGNDRDMNWFLGIRQSDGVLAADFEEGAGGTSPGLNHPVVGSTSIETGRWYHAAATYDGTTWRLYLNGLLEAELAVGEPPRSDSIQYAALGAALTSTGTPAGAFDGLIDEARVWNVARTQAEIQQDLVQQLTTGAGLVGRWGLDEGTGTTAANSITGGSDGTLINGPVWGPSAPFELDGSLGFAGSNAYVDFGDPAALDLATFTLEGWVRRDGPGVAASTGSGGVSAIPLITKGRGEADGNDLDMNWFLGIRESDGVLAADFEEGATGSSPGLNHPVVGATPLTTGIWYHVAATYDGVTWRLYLNGELDAELVVGEPPRSDSRQLAALASALRSTGAPEGYLDGALDEVRVWDYARSIVEIQTEVNSRITTARTGLVARWGLDEGAGSTVFGSAGTTVDGSITGSAWAWGNAAPFDIVVDPETAPTAPTGLAATASSSYTIDLTWTDNADNEQNYEVERSTTGSTGPFEPLATLAQNTTSFAETSLEPGTERCYRVRAVNTFGASGWSLVQCATTPAEGASSLDLAGSDAYTTFGPAPELGLAEFTVEAWVRRDGAGIAAFTGTGGVSAIPLVTKGRGESDGNDRDMNWFLGIRESDGVLAADFEEGAGGTSPGLNHPVVGTTPLTTGVWHHVAMTYDGTTWRLYLDGQPDAELVVGQPPRSDSIQHAALGTALTSTGIQEGYLDGVLDEVRVWNQARSLAEIQATINDEITAPTAGLVARWGLNEGTGTDVFGTAGTPVDGTIVGTAYSWAASAPFDLDVTPTDPPLAPTGLAATAVSPAQIDLSWTDNAGNELGYEIERSTSGAGGPFAPVDTTFANATTYSDVGLTASTEYCYRVRAYNSVGSSSTTTVQCATTPEAGAFGLDFTGTDAYVDFGPTATLGLGQFTLEAWVRRDGAGVASNTGAGGVFAIPLVTKGRGEADGNDRDMNWFLGIRETDGVLAADFEEGAGGASPGLNHPVTGTTPLQTGVWHHVAATYDGTTWRLYLDGVLDAESTVGQPPRSDSIQHAALGSALNSSGTAEGYLDGVLDEVRVWNYARTETEIATSVNQEIEGSATGLVARWGLNEGTGTAVASSAGTAVDGTINGSGYAWIAGAPFDLVVDLPPTAPVLVGPADGATGVSTSPLLDVTVSDPEGQPMTVEFYGRPVQTVTAEPFTIIHLPDTQFYSETYPAVFAAQTQWIAENREALNIVYVDHIGDIVQNGDADPTEWENAWAAMSLLEDPVTTGLPEGIPYSATVGNHDQSPIGDPDGTTNGYNQYFGVDHFSGRSYYGGNYGTSNDNHFSLFSVGDLDFVTLSLEYDLSPEPQVLAWADSVLTAHADRWAIVSNHYTTGTGNPASFSGNGQAVYDALKGNPNWFLTLCGHVIGEGQRVDTFDGSTMYTLLADYQNRPNGGDGWLRIMTFDPSAGEVQVQTYSPTLDQFETDANSQFTLPIDLAGLGGWELLGTVGDVPSDGNAQLSWPGLASETTYEWYVTVSDTSRTVTGPVWSFTTGLGEPQVQVLSPNGGEQLVVGDTADLQWSATDDGTIVGIDVLLSRTGSAGVYDTLAVDLANTGSFSWTVAEPLSEDAWLKVVARDDAGNSGDDISDAAFSITSAVDAPPGSALRTQLVGAAPNPFNPQTTIRFDLAQRERVDLVVYDVSGRRVRTLLGGDTLNAGEHRQVWNGTDDRGAQVSSGIYLVRMTAGDYVARKSVVLVK